The DNA window ACGGGAACTTTTTGAGTCCTTCATTTCGGTATTCTATTTCTACTTCTGAAATAAACTTTTCTTATAAAAAGAATGGCCCAGCTGTTTGCTATTTAGACTTGttccattttagagattttgtTTCTGTGCTACATAGATATACATCAGTTTGTAAGGCATTGATGTTGTGCATGTATTGGTGAAACTATCTGCATACATTCCAtgctcattttttttattattcctaGCTCTATCTATTTCTAATTGTTTGTAAACTCCAATTATGAATCTGCCTGTGCACTGGGGAAGCCTATATGTTTGCATGCACTAACAAGAGGCAGGGTGTGTTTTTATACTATTTTCAGCATTGTTTCTTTATAGCATCACAACTTGTGCACTATCTGTTCAAAGGATGATTTCCTATTCATCTTGTTTGAAAGCCAGTTCTCCgcaacttatatatatatatatattagatcTTTGATATAATgacattatttatattgttcATATTGCTGGCTATTGAGGAAAATTCTCTAACatgtatgatatttttattatgattgcTGTGAACTGCATTTCTAATTATCAGTTCTAAGTGCAGGTACATAGTACAGTTCGAAAAAGGTGGCTTGATggtgataaatttattatatcatCCATGGAAAAAGTTGCAGATGTTGCAGTAGAAGGACGTACTGCTATTCTTGAAAAGAATTACGACAAACTTGCAGACCTGATGAACCGTAACTTTGACCTTAGAAGGTAACTAAGTTCTGCTTATGATGAGTTTATGTTCATTATGTTTAGCTCTTGGTGCTTTCAAAATTTGGGTTTTTTTGTTTGCATTTGGCGACGTTAATTGTTTTTAGGACCAAATGCTGTTATAAGTAGTCTTCAATTAAATATTTCTTGTTTAGGAAATAGCTGGATGAatgtaatttttatgttttctataCGTGATGAGAATGTCTTATTCCTTTTTGCTGATTTAGTCTTTTTAAGGCTGGTCACATGCATTAGAGTAGCTTCTTTTCAATTAAACTTtcctttttgaataaaaataaaaacgaaGAGAGAAACAAAAGGATGTTAATCATAAATGTCAACGAAGTTCTGTGGGCTTCATTTATACGACAGTCCATGTTCAAGGCTTCAAGCAACTGCATACCTTTTCCTCAAGCATATTTTGCATTCTTTTTCTATAAACGGCTCTTAAGCTTAAGATGTATCATAATGTTGCTATGTAGTTGCCGCCACAGGAATGTAAATTAAGATcagcaaaaaatattaaattatagtaGCTATATTaagtaaatagaaaatatattattaaggGTCAACAACTTAAGAACTATTAATTAATACttaagttattaaaaaaataataggaGAGGCAATTGCCCCTTTTATTGTTAAGGCAGCTACGCCAGTGCACTTTGATAGATATATCAATATTTGCAGGAGCATGTTCGGCAACGATGCCCTTGGTGCTATGAACATAGAAATGGTGGAGGTGGCACGAAGAATAGGTGCTGCTTCAAAATTTACCGGCAGCGGAGGAGCTGTCGTTGTTTACTGTCCTGGTGGGGCTTCACAGGTAAAGCTTCTGGAGGATGCTTGTCAGAAAGCTGGTTTTTCCATTCAGCCTGTGCAGGTAGTTCCTGCTCTTCTTACCGAAGAAGATATGAAGACATTGTCATAACAAAGAAATATTTAGACCAAGCTGTCCGAGCAACAAAGAATTTTTTTTGCCGAcacctaatttttttatatcttgtAATAACATCATTAGCCTTTTGAAATGTTCATGCTGGAATTTGGGAGTTGAATTTGTTCTCCTAATGATTTCTTTTTGAAGTTCTCTACCATTCTCTTGGCCAAGTGATAcactcatttttttataaataaattgaaagggGAAATTTACTCAAGGGtcagtttatttttattctgATGCAAATTTGTCTTTGATTAGATCAAACTATTTCATGCTAGGATTTCTTGAATAATGTTCGGATAAGGAGTGCAATGTACTTTAAACCCACTTTGAGTTCGAATGTAGATATTCCTCGCAATAgcatacaaacttttcacactTTTCAGACATCATTTCTATTTCGGCACAACCACAACTCCTTAGCACATTGCTCATTGTCGCGAGTCCATCAGACTTCAACTGCAAATCATTCTTCAGCATGTTGAGGCTGAACTCAGTTATTCAAACAGCCTAAAATCAGACTTGAACCTCTTTTACTATGATAAGTAAATGAGCCGAGCTACCGCAAACATCCAGATGAATTGTGAAATATGAAATAGGAACCTTATGTGAAACACCTCATTGCTTGATCAGAGACTGTTCAGAATTTAGTATGTACAAACCTTTCCCAATAATTCATAAGTAAGCCTATAAACAAGATTATGCAAGCTACTCATATATAGCACGAAAacgaaaaaagttgaaaaattaaACATTGAAACATGAAATTACCAAATAATACATTATTAtaagaataggttataaatatagaattttgGAATTTCATAAGCATTTCTGGAAATGGAAACAGAAATATCAAAACATAGATAAGTTGCCATACTATATTAGCATAGACATGAACAAGTAAATCTAATAATGTCAAAGCTATACATAAGAAGCTCAGCTCTTCACTGCCCTAACTCAATCCCATGGTTGGCTCTAACTACACCAGATTTTACATTCAGAAAACATTAGCAAActagaaaaaacaaataaaaaaaggggaCTGTCAGACTAATTAATAAAGAAGAAATGTACAACAACAAACAGAATAAATTACAGCAAAGTCTTCTGCAAGCACTTAGATAAGAATCAATACACACTTGTTGTGAAGAGTTAGTAAGGATTGCGAGCCGATATTTGGAAAGAAGATTCTAATGGTGAGGTATGAATTTTGAATCCACCAAATTGGAGAAATAAAGATTTATTTTCAGcatattttttcttataaacCCATTCTTTACTTTACTTTTTCCCTAAACAACAAAGGGTTCATAACAAGCCTTTCTTTCAACTACTTTACAAACCCATACCTTAACTAACCCTATCTTCTTCCAAACAATCTTGAAATCTAAAGCTAACTAGGAAAATAATAACACTACTGCAAACAAACCTACCTACTCATCATCACGAAGGCCTGCCATAAGCTTACGAGGCGAAGACCAAATGGGTAGATTAATATATGATTGTGCTAGTGATTCCTGTTCAGCATTGCACATTGATTCTGCTACATCACATAAGTATGTCATGTCATTTATTACAGCTTCTTGTGCCTCTGCCTGCATTTTCAAGAACCAAATACAGCATCAAAATTCTGTAAATTAAGCATAGCAATATGAAATTAAGACTAGTATCTTGTTTGAAAAGTCCAGAAAGTGCAAGAATCCAAATCAATCTTATTCTATTAAATTTAGCAAACTCTCATGTTTGTAAATCTGATCTAGCTAGCACGGACACGGACCAGAGAAACTTAACATTTGAACACAGACACGGCAAAACGGTGTTCTTTTAAAGTTTCCTATGTTAAATTGAAGTTTCGGGTGTGAAATGTGAAGTGTTCAGCACGTTGCGGAAATGGGAAACACTGATTGagtgaagtgtccgtgctacccaGAATTTGATGGTTACTGCAATTTTCATTTCTCTTGCAAGAGaataattcaattcaatttcttGGGCATGATTTGTTTCAAACAAGCTTAACTCAAAGCTAAGTTGATACAAAATGAAACTAAAGAACACATTTTGCCTCTATTTTTTCATCAATTCACATTCTCTAAACCCTAAACAGATATTGACCCATAAGAAACCTAAAATTACCTGCAAAAGAAGCTCATCAACTAATGACCCATAAGTTTTTTCCTTGCCTTGTGGAGGCATAGAGGACGATTCCAACGAAATCAACGCTGTGTGACCTAAATTCTGATGTTCTTTTTGCATTTGAAGCTGCCGATTAGCTCGGTCTTGCATTGAGAGCAAGGTGCTCGACAAAAGTTCCCACTGAACAATCTCTTTTTGGTACTGAGACTTTAACTTGATAAGAATGTTTTTCTTGCGTAGTTTTCTGCACCTCTCTTCGGCTTTGCGGTCAGTGACAGGAGGCTGAACGGCCTCGGCCATTTTATTGCTGGTGAGGATCTTGTAAGTGAAGCCATCTTCGTCATGGCGAAGCTCCCAATCCTCCCCCTCCTTACCCATTGATGATGAAGATTCCATTTTTTTGAAGGAGAAATGAAAGTGAAATTTCCCCtccaaaattttgaaaagatgGGAAAggggataatttttttaaaaacaaggAGAGGGAGAAAGTGGAGCTTCAATTTAGTATTTGCTTTCTCATTTTGTACCTATACTCAGTTAATGAACAAAATGTTAACGCATCTCCTGAATTTGTGACAGAGGATTATTTAATccagtttttatttgtttgaacagctaactttaattttttttattttatttttgagtcaaataattctataattttatattaaaaacacgtaaaatacaaattgaagGTGAGGAATgagaaatagaaattaaaaagttctctaattgttttgataaaattatcctaatttacaataaaaatataaattatgaggttatttgatccaaaaataaaaaatgttggAGTTAGTTTCTCAAATAAGTAAAAACTGCAAATGACGCTATGTCACAACTTCAGGGGGCGCTTTGACCCTTTGTTCCTCatttaattacatttaattttgcACATTgatattgccatcattttaatgaggtgttgtaTTATGAATAACTTAGTCTACGGATGcgtggtagactcggtctacctaagaatttctctccTTTgctgttatttaaaaaaaatcttaaattgaCCGAGTCTACCACATCATCTATAGACTAAGAGGGTGTTTGATAACCCAATTTATTGCTTAAATTAATGCATTAaacatttaattgttttaagttggtttgataactcaaaaatgttcagcttaatttattcaattaagTCAAAAAcgacttaaaataataaatcagaaattttgacttattttttaCTGACcacattaaattataaaaaaaattcttaattatagaatagattttatattcttattattttcaattactaTTCAtgagtaaaaatatttaatctcatagatattattttgtttatatttttaatatcacAATGAATGTATTATACTTGGATAATTGATTCTAAGAGTCActcaactttcaattttttttatttcaatcattcaactttatttttttctttttggattattgaactttcatttttattcattttgttttttttcaacaaaaaatgcttaggtggcagacaaaatatattttttacctAAAAACTTAccacatatatataatttggccttaagatttacttttaaaataaaattatgtatgtgtgataaattttaaaaataaaactagcaAATCCGGCTGCCCGATGGCAAATTTTAACTGCAAACTAAGCACTTTTGGccagaaaaaattaaaatgaacaaCATTGAAAATTCAGTAAATAAGAAAAGTTAAAGTTTagactgaaataaaaaaatgaaagttcaataaCCATTAAAAGTAATTATTCATTATATAtagataaacatttaaaattataattattatatttcattgtctatctttatctttctttttaaattctagatgtaatttatttaatatttttgcacttaaatattatttggacttcataatagtttttaaatattatttttttatattttaaaaatttaaatgatatataatttatatttaataatttatgtttaaaatagttaatatgCAAAggttctatatatataaaataaataattttaataattttcaataTTTGTAGTTATCAAACGGACTTATTTAATTCAGCACTTAAGAAAatcagcaattattattttcagcacttaattttcagttttatcaaacgtCATATAAAGCACTCATAATACAACACTTCATTAACATAATGGCAATATCGTAATATCACCATTAAGATATACATTTATTGCACAATTATTACGATActtccattattttaatgaggtgttctATTATGAGTGTTTTCGTCTACGGATTATGTGGTAGACTCgatctacctaagaatttctccagcAAAGGGTGTGTGTAAGCTAGAGAGAAAAAATATCTTATTTTCCACTGTTTCCAACCGTTTCCTTTTTCTTGGATGGAAAACGGTGATTTCCTGTTTTAGACCAGAATTTCACCGTTTTTCGTCCATctgtttatattttatacttttttgggTTTTCTGAATAAATTTTTCTGTTATGGAATTGTTTTTTGTTGTGATATATGTTCTTAAGGTTGGGTTGGGTGTGATCCACAAGTACCT is part of the Mercurialis annua linkage group LG3, ddMerAnnu1.2, whole genome shotgun sequence genome and encodes:
- the LOC126671436 gene encoding uncharacterized protein LOC126671436, with amino-acid sequence MESSSSMGKEGEDWELRHDEDGFTYKILTSNKMAEAVQPPVTDRKAEERCRKLRKKNILIKLKSQYQKEIVQWELLSSTLLSMQDRANRQLQMQKEHQNLGHTALISLESSSMPPQGKEKTYGSLVDELLLQAEAQEAVINDMTYLCDVAESMCNAEQESLAQSYINLPIWSSPRKLMAGLRDDE